A genomic stretch from Malus domestica chromosome 15, GDT2T_hap1 includes:
- the LOC103455878 gene encoding protein SOB FIVE-LIKE 5-like isoform X1, which translates to MNISPSQYNSGCESGWTSYLDQSSYLSQSQFQKPGGFADYVETKEEEEEEEEEEDLSMVSDASSGPPHYHDFDEDCVYEDGSSFSVSWGSKLGKKSKKKSKGNGSRELHLDDTASSPVLNYSKKKLSTNFSKDESSMQNVLGYSEGFSATHKKGKSALLQHFGFLKSSLPKSPASQKPVIKQVICKVKVGSDIYNDRNEVSHFICCSWGEKRSGNKQCKS; encoded by the exons ATGAATATATCACCATCACAATACAATAGTGGATGTGAATCTGGATGGACAAGTTACTTGGATCAGTCCTCTTATCTTTCTCAAAGTCAGTTCCAAAAACCTGGGGGTTTTGCTGATTATGTGGagacaaaagaagaagaagaagaagaagaagaggaagaggatctTTCAATGGTTTCTGATGCTTCTTCTGGACCTCCACATTACCACGATTTTGACGAAGACTGCGTGTACGAAGACGGATCTTCTTTTTCGGTTTCGTGGGGTTCCAAATTGGGAAAGAAAAGCAAGAAGAAGAGCAAAGGAAATGGCAGCAGAGAGCTCCACCTTGATGACACCGCTAGCTCCCCAGTCCTCAACTATTCCAAG AAGAAGTTGAGTACTAATTTCTCAAAAGATGAATCTTCAATGCAGAATGTATTGGGTTACTCTGAGGGTTTTTCTGCAACACACAAGAAG GGAAAATCTGCATTGCTGCAGCACTTTGGTTTCTTGAAGTCATCTCTACCCAAAAGTCCAGCTTCACAAAAACCAG ttatcaaacaggTGATTTGCAAGGTGAAAGTTGGGAGTGATATATATAATGACAGGAATGAAGTATCTCATTTCATCTGCTGCAGTTGGGGAGAGAAGAGATCGGGAAACAAACAATGTAAAAGCTAA
- the LOC103455878 gene encoding protein SOB FIVE-LIKE 5-like isoform X2: MNISPSQYNSGCESGWTSYLDQSSYLSQSQFQKPGGFADYVETKEEEEEEEEEEDLSMVSDASSGPPHYHDFDEDCVYEDGSSFSVSWGSKLGKKSKKKSKGNGSRELHLDDTASSPVLNYSKKKLSTNFSKDESSMQNVLGYSEGFSATHKKGKSALLQHFGFLKSSLPKSPASQKPGDLQGESWE; encoded by the exons ATGAATATATCACCATCACAATACAATAGTGGATGTGAATCTGGATGGACAAGTTACTTGGATCAGTCCTCTTATCTTTCTCAAAGTCAGTTCCAAAAACCTGGGGGTTTTGCTGATTATGTGGagacaaaagaagaagaagaagaagaagaagaggaagaggatctTTCAATGGTTTCTGATGCTTCTTCTGGACCTCCACATTACCACGATTTTGACGAAGACTGCGTGTACGAAGACGGATCTTCTTTTTCGGTTTCGTGGGGTTCCAAATTGGGAAAGAAAAGCAAGAAGAAGAGCAAAGGAAATGGCAGCAGAGAGCTCCACCTTGATGACACCGCTAGCTCCCCAGTCCTCAACTATTCCAAG AAGAAGTTGAGTACTAATTTCTCAAAAGATGAATCTTCAATGCAGAATGTATTGGGTTACTCTGAGGGTTTTTCTGCAACACACAAGAAG GGAAAATCTGCATTGCTGCAGCACTTTGGTTTCTTGAAGTCATCTCTACCCAAAAGTCCAGCTTCACAAAAACCAG gTGATTTGCAAGGTGAAAGTTGGGAGTGA